TCAGATTTTAAATAAAGAAGGGTATCTCTCAGGATTTATAACAGATACATATCATTACAGGGCTCCAAATATGAATTATCACAGGAATTTTAATGTTTATGAATGGATAAGAGGCCAGGAATATGACCCTTATGAAATCCCTGTTTCAAAAAGAAATATAAATGATTATGTGAATGAAAATTATACAGATGAATGGAAAAAAAGGATACTCCAATTTCTTGCAAATACAGACAATATGAATGAAAAAAACTGGTTTACAATGCAGGTTGTTGAAAAAGCAATTGAGTTTTTAAAGAAAGCAAGAAAAACAAACCAAAAAATATTTTTATGGATTGATTCTTTTGAACCACATGAGCCATGGGACCCACCAGAAAAATTTGATAAATATACTTCTAAAAAATATAAAGGTAAAAGATTGATTATGCCTATGGGTGGAGAAGCAAAAAACTGGGCTACGGAAGAAGAAATTGATTTTATAAGAGGTCTTTATGCAGGTGAAGTAAGTTTTGTTGATTACTGTTTTGGATATTTATTTAAAGAACTTGAAAGATTGAATTTTTACGAGGACTCTTTAATTGTTCTTACTGCTGACCATGGACATCCACTTGCTGACCACGGAAAATTTTTAAAGGGTTCTGACAGGATGTACAGTGAATTATTAAAGGTCCCATTTATAATGAAATTTCCAGAAGAGTTATATAAAGGAAAAATTGATGCATTAATTCAATTCCCTGATGTTCTTCCTACAATTCTTGAAATTCTTGGTTTTGAAGGAAATAATGTATGTCTTTCTGGTAAAAGTTTCTTTTCAGTAATTAAAGGTGATATAGATAAACATAGAGATGCAGTAATATGTGGATATAAGAGAGGAATTTACAGATGTATCAGAAATAAAGAATGGAGTTTTGTTTATACACCTGATGAAGAAATTGATATGCTTTTTAATTTGAAAGATGACCCGAAAGAAAGAGTAAATTTAATAGATAAACATCCTGATATAGCAAAAGAACTTTTGAATAAATTTGGTTCTGTATTCTTTGAAAAAAAATCAAAGGTAATAAAAGGTATACAGGGTGAATATGAACTTGCATCCTCTTCAATAGAATGAAAAAATTAAATATTCTTTTTATTTTAATTGATGACCTTGGATGGAAGGATTTAAGTATTTATGGCAGTGAATTTTATGAAACACCAAATATTGATAAAATTGCGGAAGAAGGAATTATATTTACAAATGCTTATTCAGCAAGTCCTGTATGTTCTCCTACAAGAGCAAGTATCCAGACAGGTAAATATCCTGCAAGATTAGGTATAACAAACTATATCGGAGGAAGGGATAGAGGAAAACTTTTACCACCTGAAAATCTTGAGTATTTACCATTTGAAGAAGAGACAATTGCAAAATATTTAAAAAAATTTGGATATAAAACTTATTATATAGGAAAATGGCACCTTGGAGATAGACCATATTTTCCTGAAAATCATGGATATGATAAAAATATAGGTGGTTGTTCCTGGGGAATGCCTCACTATGGATATTTCTCACCTTATAAAATTCCGACACTTGAAGATGGACCTGAAGGAGAATATTTAACAGACCGACTTACAGATGAAGCAGTAAAAATAATTAAAGAAACAGAAGAACCATTTTTTATGTTTTTATCCCATTATGCTGTTCATGTTCCAATTCAGGTTCCTGAAAAATATATCCAGAAATACAGAGAAAAGGCAAAGAAATTGAAACTTGATAAAATAAATCCTTTTATTGAAGGAGAAAATTTCCCATGCGAGCATAAGAAACATTTAAAGATAATAAGAAGGATAATTCAATCAGACCCTTTTTATGCTGGGATGATAGAAAATCTTGATGAAAATATAGGAAGAGTAATAGAAACATTGAAAGAAACAGGAAAATATGAAAATACAGTAATAATTTTTACATCAGATAATGGAGGACTTTCAACTGCTGAAGGTTCACCTACATGTAATTTACCTTTAAGAGAAGGAAAAGGATGGATTGAGGAAGGAGGAATAAGGGTTTCTTTAATAATGAGGATACCCGGAATAAAAAAACAAAAATGTGATTTTCCTGTAGTTTCAACTGATTTTTATCCGACAATACTTGATATAACTGGATTGCCTCTGTCTCCGCATCAGCATAAAGATGGGATAAGTATTTTACCTGTTTTAAGAGGAGAAGATTTAAAAAGAAATGGTCTTTTTTTTCACTGGCCACATTATGGAAATCAGGGTGGTACTCCTTCCTCTTCTGTGATTTACGATAACTGGAAACTCATATATTCTTATGAATATGAGAAGTATCTTCTTTTTAATCTAAATGAAGATAGAGAAGAAAAGAATGACCTTACGGATAAAAAAACAAAAGAATTTAAACTCTTAAAAGAACTCCTTGACCATTATCTGAAAGATACAAAAGCAAAATTACCTGTGAAAAATGGATAAAATTGAACTTCTTGTTAAACCAACTTCTTATCTATGTAATCTTGACTGTTCTTACTGCTTTTACAAAAAAACAAAACAGATATATCCAGAAGCAAAGATAATGGATTTAAAAACACTTGAATTTTTTATAAAAAAATTTATGGATTATTCTGAAGGAAAAAATATATTTTTCTGCTGGCAGGGTGGAGAACCTTTAATTGCAGGAATTGAGTTTTATTATAATGTTGTTGAATTTCAGAAAAAATATGGTAAAACAGGACAAATAGTTGGAAATACAATTCAAACAAACGGGATTTTGATAGATGATAAGTGGATTGAATTTTTTAAAAGATATAATGTTTTTGTTGGTATAAGTTTAGATGGACCTGAAGAAATACATAATTTTTACAGAGGATATAAAGATGGAAAAAAAACATTTAAAAAAGTGATGGAAAATATAAATAAACTGGAAAGAAATGGAGTTCAGTTTAATATCCTTTCCACAATTGGAGAAGAAACAGGTAAATACCCTGAAAAGATTTTTGAATTTTTTGTTAAAAAGGGTTTTAAATATTTACAGTTTATACCTGCAACAGATAGAAAAAAAGATAAAATAAGTAAATTTTCAATAACTCCTTCAACATATTCAAATTTTTTATGCAGGATTTTTGATTTATGGTGGAATAATGGTTTTCCTTATGTTTCAATTAGGTTTTTTGATAATATTATTGAGATTATAAAAGGAATTGAACCATCTGCTTGTACTTTAAAGAAAAGATGTGGAGAATATCTTGTTGTTGAACATAATGGAGATGTTTATCCATGTGATTTTTTTGTAAATACTGATTTTAAACTTGGAAATATTTTTTTTGATGAACTTGATATAATATATGAAAAACTCAAAAAATTTGGTGCAATGAAAGAAATACAGATAGAAAAATGCAAAAAATGTGAATGGAATTTTATATGCAATAATGGATGTCTCTGGCATAGGTATGTAAAAAATGGGAAACTGGATGGAACTGATTATTTTTGTTTTGCTTATAGGAAATTTTTTACATATTCTTTTGAAAAGTTTAAAATTATATCAGAAAGGGTTAAACTTTTTTGAAAAAGATGAAAAATGAAAAGAGAAATAAAAATTATAAAAGATTTTCCAATGGCTAATGTCTGTGATATAGAAATAGAGGAAAAAGAAATACCCATAATCAGTTTTTCACCATCTCCTAAGGGTGGTCCTGAATGCCTCTGGTTCTACTTTAAAGTAAAATCCAAAGGAATAAAAAAACTAAAACTTATTCTCAAAAACACAGGCAATATGCTTGGCGGAGATAGACCTGAAAACCTCAGACCTGTAATAAAATTTGAAAAAAAGGACTGGGAAAGATTATCAAAGCCAGAATTAATTGAATTTGAGGATGGTAGAAAACATGTATCATGGAATGTAAATATTATGAGTGAAAAATTTGAGATTGCTTTCTGTTATCCATACGGAAAAAAAGAAATAGATGAAATTATTAAAGAAAGTAAGGGTTACTGGAAAAAAGATGTGATTGGAATAAGTCAGGAAGAAAGAGAAATGATAAGATTAAGTAATAGTTATGGAGATATTAAAAAGAAGGGGGTTTATTTAATGGCAAGACAGCATTCCGGTGAAACGCCTGGAAGTTGGGTTTTAGATGGTTTTCTGAGGTATCTTTCCAAAATAAACTATAAAAATTTAATTGTGTGGGCAGTTCCTCTTTCAAATATAGATGGGATTGAAAATGGTTATTATGGTAAGGATAATTTTCCTTATGATTTAAATCGTGCATGGGGATTTCCTCCTATGAGACACGAAACACTTGTAATTCAGAGAGATATAATGAGATGGAAGGAAAGATGTATTCCATTTCTTGCAATTGATTTTCATGCTCCTGGTGCATGTGAAATAGATGGTGCATATTTTTTCATTACACCTTTTGAAAAAGATAAAAAAATGTATAAAATTGAGAAAGAGATGACTGAAAAAATTGCAAAAAAAGTTGGGAAATATATGTCTGAAAATTATATCAGGTCTATAAATTATAAGAGCAGATGGGAAACACCTCATTTTTCTGATTTTATAAGAAATAATATTAAAATTCCTTCTCTTTCAATGGAAACACCGTATTGCATCTGTCGTAATTGTTTGATGAAAAAAGAGGACTATAAAAAAATAGGTAAAAAAATTGCTCTTGGTATTATTGAGGAAATAGAAAAATATGGGACTTAAAATAGGTACATTTAAGGAAAAACTTAAAATAGAAGAAGGAAGTAAACTTGCAGGTTATCCGAATACAGAAACAAGATTTTGCAAAGGAAGCAAAGGAGATATTGAAGCAAATGGAATAATTTTGAAAAATGATAAAAATTTTGGTTGTTTAGTTTCTCTTGATATTCTCGGGATAGAACTTCCCTTTACTGAAAAAATCAGGGAGAAAGTTGAAAAAGAATTTAAAATACCTTTTGATAATATAATGATTTGCTGTACACATACTCATTCAAGTGTTATCACAGTTGGTAGAAAATTTGGAGCAGATAAGGAGTTTTTAAATGAAATTGAAAGAAAGATATTAAAGGGTATTGAAGATGGATTTAAAAACATTGAAGAAGTTAATTTAAAATGGACAAAAACAGAAGTTGATATTTCTCATAATAGAAGAGTTGTTATAGATGGAAAAGCAAAAAATGAATGGCAGGATATTGAAAAAAAACATACAGGAATAGTTGATGAAGAAGTAATATGTATAGGATTTTTCAAAAAGAATGGGGATTTAAAAAGTTTAATTGTTAATTATGCATGCCATCCAGTTGTTTTAGGTCCTTCAAATTATTATGCAAGTGCCGATTTTGTGGGATATCTGAGAAGTTTCCTTGAAAATAATTTAAATCTTGAAAACCTCGTTTATATCACAGGAGCCAGTGGAAATATTAATCCGAGGATATGTATTACCGATAATTTTGAAGTTGCGAAAAAGACAGGTGAAACTATTGGAGAACAGATTTTAAAGTGTAAAGAAAATTTTCATAATCTTGAGGTAAATGATTTTCACTTTGATAGAAAAAAGGTAGTATTTATAAAAAAAGATGGAACAGGAATTTTAGAGACAGAAATGCAGATATTAAAAATAGGAGAAAAAATCATCTTTATTACATTACCAGGGGAACCTGTTGTAGAAATAGGGCTTGATATAAAGAAAAAATCAAAATACCCTGTCACAATTGTTGCAGGTTATACAAACGATTATATTGGTTATATCTCTACAGACAAAATACTCTCTGAAGGAGGACATGAAGCAAATAGTTGTCCTGTGAAAGAAGTTGAAAAAACAATAAAAGAAATTGTAAAGAATTATATGAAAAATGGTAGAACTTAATACAGCAATTGAAATTAAATTCATCCATTTAAGTTTTGAAACAGGAATTGAAGCACCTCATTTTCATGAAGAAAATCAATTACTTTTTTTTATCTCAGGCAAAGGGATTGAAACTGTTGAAAATAAAAAATATAAAATATTACCGGGTACCTTCATACTTATTCCAGAAAAAAGGGTTCATTTTTTTAAATCTACTTTAAATAAACCTGCTGAAATTTTATCTTTGAGATTTAAATTGGGTCAGAAAATTGCAGATGAAACATTTACTGATTTTTTTAAAAAAACATATATTTACAGAGGGGGGAAAGAAAATATTAAAACAATAAAAAAAATGATACCCTCTATAATTAATGGTAAACCAAATTTTTCTTTTCTTTTAAAAATTTTGAATATGATTTTTGAAACCTCAACTAAAACTCCTGAAAAAACAACTGAATACATGGAAAAATTAGAGAAATACATTGAAGAAAATATAGGGAGTGAGATTAAAATAAAGAAAACTGCAGAATATCTTGGAATTTCAGAGGTTTATGTGAGAAAACTTGTAAAGAAAATTTATGATATAAGTTTTACAAAATTTGTAAATATTAAAAAAATTGAATATGCTTCTAAATTACTTGTTGAGACAAAACTTCCTGTTTCAAAAATAGCCGGAATGTGTGGGTTTTATGATTTTAATTATTTTTCAAGAGTTTTTAAAAAAATTAAAAGAGTATCACCTGTTAAATTCAGAAAAAGTTATCTTTAAAGTGGAGGAAGAATATGGTCAAAAAAATTTTTTTAATTCTTTTTATGTTTATTTTTTGTTTAGAAGCAGAAACAATCTGGGTTGATTGTAGTTCCAAGAAGGATAAAGAAACAGGGACAAAAGAATTTCCTTTCAAGAAAATATCAGATGCAATAAAAATATCAAAAGAAGGAGATGAGATTATAATTAAACAGGGGATTTATAGAGAAACTGTTCAACCAAAATCAGGAATTAAAATAAAGGGTGAGGGAAGAGTTATAATTTCTGGTTATGAAAAAATTAAAGGATGGGAAAAGTTTGAAAAAAATATCTGGAAAACATATCTGAACAGAGAAATTGATGAATTATTCATAGAAAATAAGAGAATTGAAATTGCAAGATATCCAGAAAAAAACTGGTTTAAAGTTGAGAAATTTGAAGAAAAAGGTGATATTTACAGAATTTATAATTCTGAAATAAAAAATTTAAAAGATGTGAAAAATTTTGAAGTAAGAATTCTCAATTCAACAGTCAACGGTTTTTTCACATGTCCTGTAATAAATTTTAATAAAGAAGAAGGTTTTTTTGAATTTGCAAAACAACCATATCTGAAATTAACTGAAAAGGATTTATTTTATCTTCAGCATAGTCCAAATTTTATTACTTCACCCGGTCAGTGGGCAATTGAAAAAGAAAATGATAGATATGTTGTTTATATTTGGCCTCAAAATGAAAAGGAACTGAATTTTATTGAAACAACGGGAAAAGAAGATAGAATTTTAATTTTGAGCAGAGTAAAAAATGTTGAAATTGATGGAATTGAAATATGTGGAAGTAATACAAATGGCTTATGGATTGATAACAGTGAAAATATAACCATTAAAAACTGCATTATATATAACAATAAAAATGTTGGCTTATATGTTAACAGAAGCAAAAATACAAAAATAATGAAAAATATAGTACTTTTTAATGGTAATGGTATATCAGTCGGAAATTCTTCTGATATTGAAATTTTAAATAATGAGATTGCTTTCAACAATATTGATGGTCTGATTGTTTCATGGAATTCAGAAAATGTTTTGGTAAAGGGAAACTACATTCACCATCATATTCTTTATGGACATCCTGATAATATGCAGACATACAGAAATGTAAAGAATTTAAAAATTGAAGATAATTTACTTATTTGTGGAGGACAGTCCATAATGATGGAGGAAACATATGATGTTGAATTAAAAAATAATATAATTATGGGGGCAGGTGCATACTCTTTAATTTTTGGGCATCAGAATACAGATAATGTGAAAATGTATTTTAATACTGTAGTTCTTTCTCAATATGGAAGTATTAGTTTTACAGGAAAAAAATATGATGTTAAGGGAAATATCTTTATTACAGGTCATCCAGGTGCTATTTATGGAATTAATGTAAATGAATATGAAGGTGATTATAATATTTTCTGGAATTGTGAAATACAGAATCCAACTGTTATTGCAGCATCAGGCAAATGGTATAAATTAAGTCAATTTGAAGTATATAAAAAAGATACTCAGAAAGATTTAAATTCTTTATATTCCAATCCAATGTTTAAAAATTTTCCAAAGTCCTTTCATATTGTTGAACCAACTCTATCAGATGAAGAAAAAATTTGTATAGTAAGTCAGACAGATTTAATAAATGAAGGAGATTTTGTAGAGATTAATTTTGACGGAATACCCAGAAAAGTGATTGCAAAAGAAGGAAAATACATTAAAATTTCTCCAAAACTTGAAAAAGTCCCTTTCAGAATTGTGATGGTCTGCAACTGGGGAAGAAATGATAATTTTGAGTATAATTTTGAGTTTAAAGATGAAAGCCCTGTAAAAAAAGTTCTTTATGAAAATCAAACTCCTGGAAGTAAAATAAATTTTAAGAATATAAAAAATTATGATTTTGATGGAGACGGGAAAAGAGATTTACCGTTGTTATCAGAAGACCTGGATAAAGTTTATAATGAAAAAATGAAAAAAACATATTTAGGAGGTGAAATAGAAAAGAAATGGAAGTAAAAAATGAAAAAGATTTATTTATTTTTAATATTACTTTTAAAAATTTCTTTTTCAGAGGTATATTATGTAAGTATCAATGGAAGTGACGAAAACCCTGGTACAAAAGAAAAACCGTTCAGGACAATTCAAAAAGCAGCAAATGTTGTTAATCCCGGTGATACAGTTTTAGTTTTACCCGGTGAATATAATGAAAAAGTGAATATTTTAAAAAGTGGACAACCTGAAAAATATATTAAATTTAAAGGAGAAGGAAAGGTTGAAGAAATCAAAACCATAAGTTTTCAAATTGGAGGATGGGCTCCAAGAAAAGCAAACTACATAATTATTGAAAACTTTTATTTATCAGGAGGAGTGAGTATTTCAGGAGATTATAATATTGTTCAGAACTGTATTTTAGAAGGTTATGGAGTTAGCATTTCATTTCATCCAACTTCTCATCCTGATTCAACAGGTTGTATAGTCAGAAATAATATTATGAGGAATTTTGGAAAGGTTGTTTTAAATTGTACTGGAACAAAATCAAGTAATTGTATTTTTGAAAATAATGTTATTTATAATGGAGAAGGAGATGTGTGGAGAATTTTTGGTAAAGGACATATAATAAGGAATAATGAAGTTTATGATTTAAGAGAAACCGGCTGGCATGCTGACTTTTTTCAGATATATGATAACAACAGAGAAATTTCTTATGATATTCTTGTTGAAAATAATTATTTCCATGACTCTACAGGTTCTATTGCTATGCTTTTAAGTTATGGATATTCAGATTTAAGGGACTGGACTTTCAGAAATAATATTTTTTACAATATAGGAGGAGTTGCACAGATTGGTATTCCAGGAGTTAAATTCTATAACAATACTTTTGTAAACTGTGGAAGAAATACAGCAGGACCGTTACTTTTCAGATATTATGAAAAAAAGGGTGAATTTGAGGTGGGAGGTCATCGGGCAAGAATTTTCAATAACATTTTTATTGGAGGAGGGTCTTATCCTGACAGTGACGAAATTGGATGGTATCATTTTGCTGATAAACCAAAGGAAGAAATAAAGGATTTTCAGGCAGATTTTAATTATGTGACAAAGACAAAAGATGCAAATTATGCTCCTAAAAATGAATTTTCAAAAGTTGAAAAAAATGGAATAAATGGAGGAGACCCTAAATTTGTAAATTTTGAAAAAAAGGATTTTCATCTTCTTCCAGATAGTCCAGCAATTGATAGAGGAACTGAAATAAAGGACTGGATAGACCCAAAAGAT
This bacterium DNA region includes the following protein-coding sequences:
- a CDS encoding sulfatase; translated protein: MNLIFIMIDSLRQDHVSVYNKGERVFENIESCKTPNIDKFAEKSLVFENVYPCGLPTIPVRYELMTGFYSLPYRPWCPLTDYDLTIAQILNKEGYLSGFITDTYHYRAPNMNYHRNFNVYEWIRGQEYDPYEIPVSKRNINDYVNENYTDEWKKRILQFLANTDNMNEKNWFTMQVVEKAIEFLKKARKTNQKIFLWIDSFEPHEPWDPPEKFDKYTSKKYKGKRLIMPMGGEAKNWATEEEIDFIRGLYAGEVSFVDYCFGYLFKELERLNFYEDSLIVLTADHGHPLADHGKFLKGSDRMYSELLKVPFIMKFPEELYKGKIDALIQFPDVLPTILEILGFEGNNVCLSGKSFFSVIKGDIDKHRDAVICGYKRGIYRCIRNKEWSFVYTPDEEIDMLFNLKDDPKERVNLIDKHPDIAKELLNKFGSVFFEKKSKVIKGIQGEYELASSSIE
- a CDS encoding choice-of-anchor Q domain-containing protein, with translation MKKIYLFLILLLKISFSEVYYVSINGSDENPGTKEKPFRTIQKAANVVNPGDTVLVLPGEYNEKVNILKSGQPEKYIKFKGEGKVEEIKTISFQIGGWAPRKANYIIIENFYLSGGVSISGDYNIVQNCILEGYGVSISFHPTSHPDSTGCIVRNNIMRNFGKVVLNCTGTKSSNCIFENNVIYNGEGDVWRIFGKGHIIRNNEVYDLRETGWHADFFQIYDNNREISYDILVENNYFHDSTGSIAMLLSYGYSDLRDWTFRNNIFYNIGGVAQIGIPGVKFYNNTFVNCGRNTAGPLLFRYYEKKGEFEVGGHRARIFNNIFIGGGSYPDSDEIGWYHFADKPKEEIKDFQADFNYVTKTKDANYAPKNEFSKVEKNGINGGDPKFVNFEKKDFHLLPDSPAIDRGTEIKDWIDPKDKDGIKRPSGSKWDIGAYEFEKN
- a CDS encoding neutral/alkaline non-lysosomal ceramidase N-terminal domain-containing protein encodes the protein MGLKIGTFKEKLKIEEGSKLAGYPNTETRFCKGSKGDIEANGIILKNDKNFGCLVSLDILGIELPFTEKIREKVEKEFKIPFDNIMICCTHTHSSVITVGRKFGADKEFLNEIERKILKGIEDGFKNIEEVNLKWTKTEVDISHNRRVVIDGKAKNEWQDIEKKHTGIVDEEVICIGFFKKNGDLKSLIVNYACHPVVLGPSNYYASADFVGYLRSFLENNLNLENLVYITGASGNINPRICITDNFEVAKKTGETIGEQILKCKENFHNLEVNDFHFDRKKVVFIKKDGTGILETEMQILKIGEKIIFITLPGEPVVEIGLDIKKKSKYPVTIVAGYTNDYIGYISTDKILSEGGHEANSCPVKEVEKTIKEIVKNYMKNGRT
- a CDS encoding helix-turn-helix domain-containing protein, producing MVELNTAIEIKFIHLSFETGIEAPHFHEENQLLFFISGKGIETVENKKYKILPGTFILIPEKRVHFFKSTLNKPAEILSLRFKLGQKIADETFTDFFKKTYIYRGGKENIKTIKKMIPSIINGKPNFSFLLKILNMIFETSTKTPEKTTEYMEKLEKYIEENIGSEIKIKKTAEYLGISEVYVRKLVKKIYDISFTKFVNIKKIEYASKLLVETKLPVSKIAGMCGFYDFNYFSRVFKKIKRVSPVKFRKSYL
- a CDS encoding anaerobic sulfatase maturase, which produces MDKIELLVKPTSYLCNLDCSYCFYKKTKQIYPEAKIMDLKTLEFFIKKFMDYSEGKNIFFCWQGGEPLIAGIEFYYNVVEFQKKYGKTGQIVGNTIQTNGILIDDKWIEFFKRYNVFVGISLDGPEEIHNFYRGYKDGKKTFKKVMENINKLERNGVQFNILSTIGEETGKYPEKIFEFFVKKGFKYLQFIPATDRKKDKISKFSITPSTYSNFLCRIFDLWWNNGFPYVSIRFFDNIIEIIKGIEPSACTLKKRCGEYLVVEHNGDVYPCDFFVNTDFKLGNIFFDELDIIYEKLKKFGAMKEIQIEKCKKCEWNFICNNGCLWHRYVKNGKLDGTDYFCFAYRKFFTYSFEKFKIISERVKLF
- a CDS encoding sulfatase; the encoded protein is MKKLNILFILIDDLGWKDLSIYGSEFYETPNIDKIAEEGIIFTNAYSASPVCSPTRASIQTGKYPARLGITNYIGGRDRGKLLPPENLEYLPFEEETIAKYLKKFGYKTYYIGKWHLGDRPYFPENHGYDKNIGGCSWGMPHYGYFSPYKIPTLEDGPEGEYLTDRLTDEAVKIIKETEEPFFMFLSHYAVHVPIQVPEKYIQKYREKAKKLKLDKINPFIEGENFPCEHKKHLKIIRRIIQSDPFYAGMIENLDENIGRVIETLKETGKYENTVIIFTSDNGGLSTAEGSPTCNLPLREGKGWIEEGGIRVSLIMRIPGIKKQKCDFPVVSTDFYPTILDITGLPLSPHQHKDGISILPVLRGEDLKRNGLFFHWPHYGNQGGTPSSSVIYDNWKLIYSYEYEKYLLFNLNEDREEKNDLTDKKTKEFKLLKELLDHYLKDTKAKLPVKNG
- a CDS encoding right-handed parallel beta-helix repeat-containing protein, which encodes MVKKIFLILFMFIFCLEAETIWVDCSSKKDKETGTKEFPFKKISDAIKISKEGDEIIIKQGIYRETVQPKSGIKIKGEGRVIISGYEKIKGWEKFEKNIWKTYLNREIDELFIENKRIEIARYPEKNWFKVEKFEEKGDIYRIYNSEIKNLKDVKNFEVRILNSTVNGFFTCPVINFNKEEGFFEFAKQPYLKLTEKDLFYLQHSPNFITSPGQWAIEKENDRYVVYIWPQNEKELNFIETTGKEDRILILSRVKNVEIDGIEICGSNTNGLWIDNSENITIKNCIIYNNKNVGLYVNRSKNTKIMKNIVLFNGNGISVGNSSDIEILNNEIAFNNIDGLIVSWNSENVLVKGNYIHHHILYGHPDNMQTYRNVKNLKIEDNLLICGGQSIMMEETYDVELKNNIIMGAGAYSLIFGHQNTDNVKMYFNTVVLSQYGSISFTGKKYDVKGNIFITGHPGAIYGINVNEYEGDYNIFWNCEIQNPTVIAASGKWYKLSQFEVYKKDTQKDLNSLYSNPMFKNFPKSFHIVEPTLSDEEKICIVSQTDLINEGDFVEINFDGIPRKVIAKEGKYIKISPKLEKVPFRIVMVCNWGRNDNFEYNFEFKDESPVKKVLYENQTPGSKINFKNIKNYDFDGDGKRDLPLLSEDLDKVYNEKMKKTYLGGEIEKKWK